One window of Paenibacillus sp. FSL K6-3182 genomic DNA carries:
- a CDS encoding VOC family protein — MAFQSANIFVNLPIKDLNKTVDFFTKLGFEFNPQFTDEKATCMIIGPNIFAMLLVEQYFQTFIDKEIADPSKTAEVILTLSAESKEQVDEIVNKALEAGGKPAKDPIDHGFMYNWSFQDINNHLWELVYMDPSVIEQG, encoded by the coding sequence ATGGCTTTTCAGTCCGCAAACATCTTTGTGAATTTACCGATTAAAGATCTAAATAAGACAGTCGATTTTTTTACTAAATTAGGGTTTGAGTTCAACCCCCAATTTACGGATGAGAAAGCTACCTGTATGATCATCGGACCTAATATTTTTGCTATGCTGCTGGTTGAGCAGTACTTCCAAACGTTTATTGATAAAGAAATTGCAGATCCATCAAAAACAGCTGAGGTCATACTGACATTATCCGCCGAAAGCAAAGAGCAAGTGGATGAGATTGTGAATAAGGCTTTGGAAGCTGGCGGTAAACCTGCTAAAGATCCAATAGACCATGGATTTATGTATAACTGGAGCTTTCAAGATATAAATAATCATCTATGGGAACTAGTGTATATGGACCCAAGTGTGATCGAACAAGGGTAA
- a CDS encoding protein tyrosine phosphatase has protein sequence MNLLFVCSRNKWRSLTAETIFQGVGGNEVRSAGTEENARIKVTAGHIGWADYIFAMEKKHIRRLQSKFGHELSGKQLICLHIPDEFEYMNEDLIDLLRSSAASYVSDLG, from the coding sequence ATAAACCTACTGTTTGTATGCAGCAGAAACAAGTGGCGAAGCTTGACTGCGGAAACGATTTTTCAAGGTGTTGGCGGTAATGAGGTGAGGTCCGCTGGTACGGAAGAGAATGCCCGGATTAAGGTGACAGCAGGTCATATTGGCTGGGCTGATTATATTTTTGCAATGGAGAAAAAACATATTCGAAGGCTGCAAAGCAAGTTTGGCCATGAGCTTTCGGGCAAGCAGTTAATTTGTCTTCATATACCAGATGAATTCGAATACATGAACGAGGATTTAATCGATCTGCTTCGCTCAAGTGCAGCTTCCTATGTCAGCGATCTGGGCTAA
- a CDS encoding saccharopine dehydrogenase NADP-binding domain-containing protein translates to MDGMMNSFAAAYILDGYVDLREGKGTAMKTDIIVVGGYGHVGGKICNQLAIHYPGNVYAAGRSLARAEQFCQSGGGKVKPLRISVKEPLKKQQLERVKLVVMCLDQMDTAFAEACLLAGTDYVDVSANGAFFAAMEQLNKSVNDQQGTAVLSVGLAPGLTNLLALKAVQSMDEVQRIDIGIMLGLGDAHGKAAIEWTVDSLSRSFHITESGSARRVSSFTEGLKTDFGADLKVRTAYRFPFSDQETLPHTLGVPSVSTRLCFDSRIVTSTIALFKGLGFDRLLRLKPMRSLAIQLLGKLRVGSARYAVKITGYGVKSGVETLIEYGLQGTEEAEITAQTAIAVAMAVYSSNLSKGVYHIEQLFELDLYETKLELRLKEDENKLSIAAISNIESWTRMNM, encoded by the coding sequence ATGGATGGGATGATGAACAGCTTTGCTGCTGCTTATATATTAGACGGCTATGTTGATTTAAGAGAGGGTAAGGGGACAGCTATGAAAACAGACATCATTGTAGTAGGCGGTTACGGCCATGTTGGCGGGAAAATATGCAATCAGCTTGCGATTCATTATCCAGGCAACGTGTATGCGGCAGGCAGAAGTCTAGCGCGAGCTGAGCAATTTTGCCAGAGCGGGGGCGGGAAGGTAAAGCCGCTTCGCATTTCAGTGAAAGAACCGCTTAAGAAGCAACAGCTTGAACGAGTAAAGCTTGTTGTGATGTGTTTGGATCAGATGGACACTGCCTTTGCGGAAGCTTGTTTGCTCGCTGGGACGGACTATGTAGACGTATCGGCGAATGGTGCTTTTTTTGCAGCGATGGAGCAATTGAATAAAAGCGTGAACGATCAGCAAGGAACCGCTGTATTAAGCGTCGGGCTGGCGCCAGGCCTGACGAATCTGCTGGCGCTTAAGGCCGTGCAGTCGATGGATGAAGTGCAACGGATTGATATCGGCATTATGCTGGGTCTTGGAGACGCGCATGGCAAAGCAGCAATCGAATGGACAGTCGATAGTCTCTCACGGTCATTTCATATTACGGAATCAGGCAGCGCACGAAGAGTCAGCAGCTTTACGGAAGGGCTTAAAACAGATTTTGGCGCTGATTTAAAAGTCCGAACAGCCTATCGCTTCCCATTTTCCGACCAAGAAACACTACCTCATACATTAGGCGTACCATCAGTTTCTACGAGGTTATGCTTTGATTCGCGGATCGTCACCAGCACGATAGCACTCTTTAAGGGATTAGGATTCGATCGTCTGCTGCGATTAAAACCGATGAGAAGTTTGGCGATTCAATTGCTCGGTAAGCTTCGAGTCGGTTCTGCTCGTTACGCGGTAAAGATCACAGGTTACGGTGTTAAATCAGGAGTGGAGACGTTAATCGAATATGGGCTGCAGGGTACAGAGGAGGCCGAAATTACAGCACAAACGGCAATTGCGGTTGCCATGGCTGTATACAGCTCGAATCTGTCAAAAGGAGTTTATCATATTGAGCAATTATTTGAGCTCGATCTCTATGAAACAAAGCTTGAGCTGCGTTTAAAAGAGGACGAGAACAAGCTTTCAATCGCTGCTATTTCCAATATCGAGAGCTGGACTAGGATGAATATGTAG
- a CDS encoding helix-turn-helix transcriptional regulator, with product MSLTIDTVKQRLNKLSVASITSKAYREAALSIIREAVPYAGACCTSVDPMTLLSIGATTDEAVEAIHHQLFEYEYLHEDYNSYEQLAQAEMTAASLSEATEGHLGRSGRYQEVLLPAGFGDELRAALLCEGSCWGYLTLFRKSGEPFFLESEILFIVAVAPILAKTLKKYALELPSTEGVAGLEEPGFLVLSEQLQFNSSNDAARRWLSALRGLEQIEGDTLPRPIRAVCSRALAKPASSADETKSAKVCIRMPSGHYLSLHASRLDGTNGLTQLAVFIEPAKPSDIVPLISEAYALSSREKEVIERIIKAFSTKEIAESLHISAYTVQDHLKSIFTKTGVNSRRELLWELFSRHN from the coding sequence ATGTCTTTAACTATAGATACGGTCAAGCAGCGATTAAATAAGTTGTCCGTTGCATCAATAACATCAAAGGCTTATCGCGAAGCGGCCTTATCCATCATCAGAGAAGCCGTGCCTTATGCTGGAGCCTGCTGCACTTCTGTTGATCCGATGACTCTGCTCTCGATCGGGGCGACAACAGATGAGGCTGTGGAGGCAATTCATCATCAATTATTTGAATATGAATATTTGCATGAGGATTACAACAGCTATGAGCAGTTAGCCCAGGCAGAAATGACAGCAGCCTCCTTAAGCGAAGCCACTGAGGGCCACTTGGGACGAAGCGGTCGTTACCAAGAGGTTCTGCTGCCTGCTGGATTCGGAGACGAGCTGCGTGCTGCTTTGCTTTGTGAGGGTTCATGCTGGGGATATTTGACGTTGTTCCGTAAGTCAGGAGAGCCTTTTTTCCTTGAGTCTGAAATTTTGTTTATCGTCGCTGTCGCTCCGATTTTAGCCAAAACATTAAAAAAATACGCTTTGGAGCTTCCGTCGACCGAGGGTGTTGCAGGCTTAGAGGAGCCTGGCTTCTTGGTGCTGTCCGAGCAGCTTCAATTCAATTCCTCCAATGATGCTGCCCGCCGCTGGCTTTCCGCCTTAAGAGGCTTAGAGCAAATAGAAGGCGATACACTGCCAAGACCAATCAGAGCTGTTTGCTCTCGGGCGCTGGCGAAGCCAGCCTCTTCTGCGGATGAAACAAAGTCAGCAAAAGTATGTATTCGGATGCCGAGCGGTCATTATTTATCCTTGCATGCGAGTAGGCTGGATGGAACAAATGGTTTGACCCAGCTTGCGGTATTTATCGAGCCGGCTAAACCATCCGATATTGTTCCGCTTATATCAGAAGCATACGCCCTTTCTTCTCGCGAGAAGGAGGTTATAGAGCGGATCATCAAAGCATTTTCAACTAAAGAAATTGCTGAATCTCTTCATATTTCTGCCTATACCGTTCAAGACCATTTAAAGTCGATTTTCACAAAAACGGGGGTAAACAGCCGGCGTGAGCTTTTATGGGAACTGTTTTCCCGTCATAACTAA
- a CDS encoding metallophosphoesterase translates to MKLRVVAIVFGVLLLYSGISFYIGWNGWLFLSHLFHFENATVYTIIASVIAFSYIIGRLVYRAPFKPVAEILKLIGSYWFAVLEYAVIILPPANVVALILKAAGAEKSIYIVGVGGLTLLIMAVLLIRGSWNAWSPIVRTYHVQVPKPAGKLKKLRIAMASDLHLGTIVGNRHLVRLVNKVEEIKPDLILLPGDILDDDIEPFLRKNMSTELGKLKAPLGVYAVTGNHEYIGRKVPEFIAAMDAIGIRVLMDETALIADSFYVIGRKDKAAAGFSGKGRLPIQELVAPLDQSRPLIMLDHQPSDIASAADNGIDISVSGHTHRGQMMPNHLITRKLFELDWGYLKKGGLHAIVSSGFGTWGPPVRIGSRSEVIHIEVEFTTV, encoded by the coding sequence ATGAAGCTGCGTGTTGTTGCTATTGTTTTTGGTGTTTTGCTCTTATACAGCGGCATTTCCTTCTATATTGGCTGGAATGGGTGGCTGTTCTTATCTCATTTATTTCATTTCGAAAATGCGACAGTGTATACGATCATTGCTAGTGTCATTGCATTTTCGTACATTATCGGCCGGCTCGTTTACCGTGCGCCTTTTAAACCGGTTGCCGAGATATTGAAGCTGATTGGTTCCTACTGGTTTGCCGTATTGGAATACGCCGTAATCATTTTGCCGCCTGCCAATGTTGTTGCCCTTATCTTAAAAGCAGCTGGCGCTGAAAAATCAATCTATATTGTAGGTGTAGGCGGACTGACCTTGCTTATTATGGCTGTACTCCTTATCCGCGGTTCATGGAATGCATGGAGCCCAATTGTTCGAACCTATCACGTTCAAGTGCCAAAACCTGCTGGAAAATTGAAGAAATTGCGAATCGCCATGGCTTCTGATCTTCATTTGGGTACAATCGTAGGCAATCGGCATTTAGTTAGGCTGGTGAACAAGGTTGAAGAAATTAAGCCGGATCTTATCCTGCTTCCTGGTGATATTCTTGATGATGATATTGAGCCTTTTCTTCGCAAAAACATGTCAACTGAACTTGGCAAGCTCAAAGCGCCACTAGGCGTTTACGCCGTAACTGGAAATCACGAATACATTGGACGGAAAGTGCCGGAATTTATTGCGGCAATGGATGCAATCGGCATTCGTGTCCTTATGGACGAGACGGCGCTCATTGCTGACAGCTTCTATGTCATCGGTCGTAAAGATAAGGCGGCTGCGGGATTCAGCGGCAAAGGAAGGCTGCCTATTCAGGAGCTTGTCGCTCCTCTAGATCAATCCAGGCCGCTGATCATGCTCGATCATCAGCCTTCCGACATCGCAAGCGCAGCAGATAACGGCATCGACATCTCCGTATCCGGCCACACCCATCGCGGCCAGATGATGCCTAATCATCTGATTACGAGAAAGCTGTTTGAGCTCGATTGGGGTTATTTAAAAAAAGGCGGACTGCATGCCATCGTATCATCAGGCTTCGGAACTTGGGGACCACCGGTACGAATTGGCAGCCGGTCTGAGGTCATTCATATAGAGGTAGAATTCACAACCGTTTAA
- a CDS encoding glycoside hydrolase family 43 protein — protein sequence MAKNIGLPHHGGASYLNPLKIEAGAGQQEPLTLVHPDPYLLKFNGRYYTYATAKAGVVVLRSSDLVSWEHLGYGFQLEGHKEYWAPATVYENGRFYLYVSSMPISEDDVHEERLMVAVSDTPEGPFEYVRTFYDTFSLDAHVVKDEQGDYYMFYSNNEYSGVDRDRAGTVILVDKMLDMVTPAGDPQIVVLPTIDEEIYEENRFGDNRDWHTIEGAFYLKRGTRHYMMYSGNAYVRPNYFLGYSVADGSKGQPLHGLEWNKFPSDDQYEPLLRKNDGVEGVGHNSVVRAPNNVDSWVFYHGRNADDVLDMDREQRTMRADPLLWSGDRLYIAGPTYTPQTAPAQPTFRDLFDGSEEGLGELWQAAAGSWTRANGEALQMNRAVIAGAVTKSAYSHYVLEASVKWSKDHTGGLYGIYAAYQDESNYVSVLLDVGRRVLRAHAVYKGIQHEAIEHALPESFNFAVYHLLRVEKTGDNYCIQLDEVTVIDKRFPIASGSVGLQTRYTAASFAGFEVTRHLALTDASSTAFAEQLERTSGDGICRVSGGELHCRSKQGLRTAWLLDKLGDAASSEAYRFDTDILVKRGSEYGIYAAYTDERNSVQAVLNRTASSVTVSSCIDGEASVLSSVTLDAADFDWTVWHTLSSTVVNGCLTIRLDDQVVFAGAVSSLAGLPGLVGAGEASFRETRYTML from the coding sequence ATGGCTAAAAACATCGGACTGCCGCATCATGGCGGCGCATCGTATTTGAATCCGCTGAAGATCGAAGCGGGCGCAGGGCAGCAGGAGCCGCTGACGCTCGTGCATCCCGATCCTTACCTTTTGAAATTTAACGGTCGTTATTATACCTATGCAACCGCGAAAGCTGGCGTAGTTGTGCTGCGCTCCAGTGATCTTGTAAGCTGGGAGCACTTAGGCTATGGATTTCAGCTGGAAGGGCATAAGGAATATTGGGCGCCAGCAACTGTATATGAGAATGGCCGCTTTTACTTATACGTATCATCTATGCCGATTTCGGAGGATGATGTGCATGAAGAGCGATTGATGGTTGCTGTTTCAGATACGCCGGAAGGCCCATTCGAATACGTGCGAACGTTTTATGACACGTTTTCATTGGATGCGCATGTCGTGAAGGACGAGCAAGGCGATTATTATATGTTTTACTCCAATAATGAATATTCAGGCGTAGATCGTGATCGTGCGGGCACAGTCATCTTGGTCGATAAAATGCTGGATATGGTTACGCCAGCCGGTGATCCGCAAATTGTCGTATTGCCTACCATTGATGAGGAAATCTATGAGGAAAATCGGTTTGGCGACAACCGTGACTGGCATACGATTGAGGGTGCTTTTTATTTGAAGCGCGGCACTAGGCACTATATGATGTACAGCGGAAATGCATATGTACGCCCGAATTATTTTTTAGGTTATTCGGTGGCAGACGGCAGCAAAGGCCAGCCGCTTCATGGCCTGGAATGGAACAAATTTCCTTCCGATGATCAATATGAGCCGCTTCTTCGCAAAAATGATGGTGTCGAGGGCGTAGGCCACAATTCCGTGGTGAGAGCTCCAAACAACGTAGATTCATGGGTGTTTTACCACGGCCGGAATGCTGACGATGTTCTTGACATGGACCGTGAGCAGCGGACGATGCGAGCAGATCCTCTGCTTTGGAGCGGTGATCGGCTCTATATTGCCGGCCCGACTTATACGCCGCAGACAGCGCCGGCGCAGCCAACATTCCGTGATTTATTTGACGGTAGTGAAGAAGGACTAGGCGAGTTGTGGCAAGCAGCTGCGGGAAGCTGGACAAGAGCAAATGGCGAAGCGCTTCAGATGAACCGTGCTGTTATCGCCGGGGCGGTCACGAAGTCTGCATACAGCCACTATGTTCTTGAAGCAAGCGTGAAATGGTCGAAGGATCATACCGGCGGTTTATATGGCATTTATGCCGCATATCAGGACGAAAGCAATTATGTGTCGGTCTTATTGGATGTCGGACGAAGAGTATTGCGCGCTCATGCCGTCTATAAAGGCATTCAGCATGAAGCAATCGAGCATGCTTTGCCAGAGAGCTTTAACTTCGCCGTATACCATTTGCTGCGTGTGGAGAAAACGGGAGACAACTATTGTATTCAGCTTGATGAGGTTACCGTTATAGATAAGCGATTCCCGATTGCCAGCGGCAGCGTAGGTTTGCAAACGCGCTATACAGCAGCTTCCTTTGCAGGTTTTGAGGTAACGCGCCATTTGGCGTTAACGGATGCGAGCAGCACTGCATTTGCTGAGCAGCTTGAGCGGACGAGCGGTGATGGCATCTGCCGTGTCAGCGGCGGCGAGCTTCACTGCCGCAGCAAGCAAGGGCTGCGTACAGCTTGGTTATTGGACAAACTAGGTGATGCTGCCTCAAGCGAAGCTTACCGTTTTGATACCGATATTCTCGTGAAGCGTGGTTCCGAATATGGCATCTATGCCGCTTATACGGATGAGCGCAACTCGGTACAAGCAGTGTTGAATCGTACCGCCAGTTCGGTAACCGTATCGTCATGCATTGATGGAGAGGCATCTGTTTTGTCCAGCGTTACTTTAGATGCGGCAGACTTCGATTGGACAGTCTGGCATACGCTTTCGAGTACGGTCGTTAACGGCTGCTTGACCATTCGACTGGACGATCAAGTCGTATTTGCAGGTGCTGTATCCAGCCTTGCAGGCTTGCCTGGTCTGGTGGGCGCAGGTGAAGCTTCGTTCCGTGAAACGCGGTATACGATGCTTTAA
- the uvrA gene encoding excinuclease ABC subunit UvrA → MNDTIVITGARENNLKNISLSIPKYKLVVLTGPSGSGKSTLAMDTLQRECQRQYMESMGMVSDSISKPKVESIAGLSPSISIGQHVTNRNPRSTVGTVTDIYTYLRFVYSRLSSRICSSCDTTIPPVFDEENDIAAAEEEEGRQTIVCPGCDKEHEKLGMAHFSFNKPEGACETCSGLGHVATLDLEAVFNQELSFRSGCVTYLYEVQLEYYAVILKAAGDHYGFTFDLDLPLKDYTEIQRDLLYYGVESDAFMRHFPLAAPPKTVGKGKFEGIVTGMWRRYKEKESEQGAAEKENDYFKQDGCTDCKGMRLKKESRSALVAGASISEVSTWSLEDLLSWTKQLQDAVPPQGRPLLAPVMTDMPIRLERIIDVGLSYLSLDRQTVSLSGGEAQRLRLASLLGSGLTGVLYILDEPTTGLHPRDTAGLLRVLMQLRDLGNTVLVIEHDIEVMRAADHIIDIGPGAGYLGGTVVGEGSLEELIASESSVTGTYLRQESLPAAVRTRRSGDGKQLSIVHAHARNLKGFDVAFPLGCLISVTGVSGSGKSTLLFDLLAEGGQGKPRIAGCDSIAGFEHIGNQITVDQSPLGRMQRSNIATYTEVFTQLRNLYAGLPEAKRNQLTSKHFSFNTPGGRCETCQGLGVLSVDMSFLPNLEIRCTACKGKRFKDEVLRVTYEGYSISDLLNMTVEESRAVFKNKAKIASMTELLCEVGLGYLQWGQSVKTLSGGEGQRIKLARELNKRSNKHTLYLLDEPTTGLHLADVERLLALLNKLVDAGNTVILVEHCLELIRESDWVIDIGPEGGATGGNLVAAGTPEQVAAIAASYTGQFLKKALAGGL, encoded by the coding sequence ATGAACGATACGATAGTCATTACAGGTGCACGCGAAAATAACTTGAAAAACATTTCACTCTCAATCCCCAAATACAAATTGGTTGTGTTGACAGGGCCCTCAGGCTCCGGCAAATCAACGCTTGCCATGGACACGCTGCAAAGGGAATGTCAGAGGCAGTATATGGAGTCAATGGGGATGGTGTCGGATTCCATAAGCAAGCCGAAGGTGGAATCGATAGCTGGACTTTCTCCTTCCATCAGCATCGGTCAGCACGTCACCAATCGCAATCCGCGTTCTACGGTGGGTACGGTTACAGATATTTATACGTATTTGCGTTTTGTCTACTCCAGGCTTAGCAGCCGTATATGCAGCAGCTGCGATACAACTATACCGCCTGTATTCGATGAAGAGAATGATATCGCAGCTGCAGAGGAAGAGGAGGGACGCCAGACGATCGTATGCCCGGGCTGCGATAAGGAACATGAGAAGCTCGGAATGGCTCACTTTTCTTTCAATAAGCCGGAGGGAGCCTGCGAAACCTGCAGTGGGTTAGGACATGTTGCCACGCTTGACTTAGAAGCGGTATTCAATCAAGAGCTGAGTTTCCGCAGCGGCTGTGTGACTTACTTGTACGAAGTACAACTCGAATATTATGCTGTCATTTTAAAGGCTGCAGGAGACCATTATGGATTTACATTTGATCTCGACCTGCCATTAAAGGATTATACGGAAATCCAGCGTGATCTGCTTTATTACGGCGTGGAGAGCGATGCATTCATGAGACATTTTCCTCTTGCTGCGCCGCCAAAAACAGTCGGAAAAGGCAAGTTTGAAGGCATTGTAACTGGAATGTGGAGAAGATATAAAGAGAAGGAAAGCGAGCAAGGGGCAGCAGAAAAGGAAAACGATTATTTTAAGCAAGATGGGTGTACGGATTGCAAGGGCATGCGTCTAAAAAAAGAAAGCCGGTCAGCTTTAGTGGCAGGGGCTTCGATATCAGAAGTATCCACTTGGTCATTGGAGGATTTGCTTTCTTGGACCAAGCAGCTTCAGGATGCTGTGCCTCCACAGGGACGGCCGCTGCTTGCGCCTGTCATGACTGATATGCCGATACGTTTGGAGAGAATCATCGATGTTGGCCTTAGTTATTTATCTCTGGATCGACAGACCGTCTCCCTCTCAGGCGGGGAAGCTCAGCGTCTGCGATTAGCGTCACTTCTTGGGTCTGGACTTACTGGGGTGCTCTATATATTGGATGAGCCAACAACAGGTCTACATCCGCGCGATACAGCAGGTTTGCTTCGCGTTCTCATGCAGCTGCGTGATTTGGGCAACACGGTACTCGTTATTGAGCATGATATCGAGGTCATGAGAGCTGCAGATCATATTATCGATATCGGTCCAGGAGCAGGATATTTAGGTGGTACCGTCGTTGGCGAAGGCAGCTTGGAGGAGCTGATCGCAAGTGAGAGTTCCGTTACAGGTACCTATTTGCGTCAGGAAAGCTTGCCAGCGGCGGTACGGACAAGAAGGTCAGGCGACGGTAAACAGCTGTCGATTGTCCATGCACATGCTCGTAATTTGAAAGGGTTTGACGTTGCTTTTCCGCTTGGCTGTCTCATCTCGGTGACGGGAGTGTCTGGCTCAGGCAAATCGACCTTGTTATTTGATTTGCTTGCGGAGGGAGGGCAGGGGAAACCACGTATTGCAGGCTGCGACAGCATTGCGGGCTTTGAGCATATCGGAAATCAAATTACGGTCGATCAGTCACCATTAGGCCGTATGCAGCGCTCAAATATTGCGACTTATACAGAAGTATTTACACAGCTGCGAAATTTATATGCAGGGCTGCCAGAGGCGAAGCGCAATCAGCTTACCTCGAAGCATTTTTCATTTAATACACCAGGGGGACGCTGCGAGACTTGCCAAGGACTTGGCGTATTATCGGTAGACATGAGTTTTCTCCCTAATCTTGAAATTCGCTGCACGGCTTGCAAAGGAAAACGATTCAAAGATGAAGTGCTGAGAGTCACCTACGAGGGTTATTCGATATCGGATTTGCTTAATATGACGGTTGAAGAGAGCCGAGCTGTGTTTAAAAATAAAGCAAAGATTGCGAGCATGACCGAGCTGCTGTGTGAAGTGGGGTTAGGTTATCTGCAATGGGGGCAGTCGGTAAAAACATTGTCGGGTGGAGAGGGTCAGCGCATTAAGCTGGCTAGGGAGCTGAACAAGAGATCGAACAAACATACCCTTTATTTGCTGGATGAGCCAACAACGGGTTTGCATCTAGCGGACGTTGAACGGCTGCTTGCTCTACTCAATAAATTAGTGGATGCCGGCAATACGGTCATTCTGGTTGAGCATTGCTTGGAACTTATCCGGGAATCCGATTGGGTCATCGATATAGGGCCCGAAGGCGGTGCAACAGGCGGCAATCTTGTCGCAGCAGGAACGCCAGAGCAAGTAGCGGCTATTGCTGCTTCCTATACAGGACAGTTTTTGAAAAAAGCGCTGGCTGGCGGATTGTAG
- a CDS encoding MBL fold metallo-hydrolase: MNIASGVNMMPISAVMMGRMETIYPTLIWDNDTVILVDTGYPGQLPLIKEQMERAGLAFERLNKIIITHQDLDHIGSLPAILQELPHKAEVLADKVEAPYIQGEAHLLKVTPESIEQAVKALPAEVPEEWRAAFRKTLENPPKANVDVIITDGQQLPYCGGIIVIGTPGHTPGHLSLYHTASKTLIAADALIVENDQLLGPTPHYCLDPDTAKKSIKKLTQYDINTVICYHGGLYSDHVNERILELAAE; this comes from the coding sequence ATGAACATTGCAAGCGGCGTTAATATGATGCCAATATCAGCGGTCATGATGGGTCGAATGGAAACGATTTATCCCACTTTAATTTGGGATAACGACACCGTGATCTTAGTGGATACTGGCTATCCGGGGCAGCTGCCATTAATAAAGGAGCAAATGGAGCGTGCTGGACTTGCGTTTGAGCGTCTTAACAAAATCATTATTACCCATCAAGACCTTGACCACATTGGAAGCTTGCCTGCGATTTTGCAGGAATTGCCTCATAAGGCGGAGGTGCTTGCGGACAAAGTAGAAGCTCCTTACATTCAAGGTGAAGCACATTTGCTCAAAGTTACACCAGAATCGATTGAGCAAGCTGTCAAAGCCTTGCCGGCAGAGGTGCCTGAGGAATGGCGAGCCGCATTCAGGAAGACGCTTGAAAATCCGCCCAAAGCGAATGTCGATGTTATCATTACAGATGGGCAACAATTGCCGTATTGCGGAGGAATTATCGTCATTGGCACACCTGGGCATACGCCCGGACATCTTAGCCTTTATCATACTGCTAGCAAAACGTTAATTGCAGCTGATGCCTTGATCGTTGAAAACGACCAGTTGCTAGGACCGACACCACATTATTGCCTCGACCCGGATACCGCAAAAAAATCCATCAAAAAATTAACGCAATACGACATAAACACAGTCATCTGCTACCATGGCGGATTATATTCTGATCATGTGAATGAGCGGATTTTAGAGCTCGCTGCCGAATAG
- a CDS encoding MerR family transcriptional regulator, translated as MIRPIDIARRLNISTNALRHYEDWGIIPPVERGTNGYRIYTAEHVAYFECIRAMNEGFGMTLTKEVMIKLIHGEIDEALWLVNSAQAELHRDKTIADKTILALETDEIHLLHKARKRKGMTIGEVSEATTIPSSAIRHWEKMGLLVVNRNKENGYRIFSPANLRQILIIRTFKAAVWSLEIIQQVLKEVDDNQVENAIKIARESMQFLNRVNRNQLLGAHSLYKLLLAIEQKH; from the coding sequence ATGATTCGGCCGATCGACATTGCCAGGAGATTAAATATTAGTACGAACGCGTTGAGACACTACGAGGATTGGGGCATCATTCCGCCGGTTGAACGAGGGACAAACGGTTATCGCATATATACAGCAGAACACGTCGCTTACTTTGAGTGCATAAGAGCGATGAATGAAGGTTTTGGAATGACGCTTACCAAAGAAGTGATGATTAAACTGATCCATGGCGAGATTGATGAGGCGTTATGGCTTGTAAACAGCGCACAGGCAGAGCTTCACCGTGACAAAACGATCGCCGATAAAACGATTCTTGCGCTGGAGACCGATGAAATTCATTTGCTGCATAAAGCAAGGAAAAGAAAAGGGATGACCATTGGGGAAGTATCCGAGGCAACAACCATACCAAGTTCCGCTATTCGCCACTGGGAGAAGATGGGTCTCCTTGTTGTTAATCGCAACAAGGAAAATGGCTACCGCATCTTCAGTCCAGCAAACCTGCGTCAAATCTTAATTATTCGCACCTTCAAGGCGGCGGTATGGTCGCTTGAGATCATTCAGCAGGTGCTGAAAGAGGTAGACGATAACCAGGTAGAAAATGCGATAAAAATAGCGCGTGAATCGATGCAATTTCTAAATCGAGTCAATAGAAACCAACTGCTCGGAGCCCATTCTTTGTATAAGCTTCTGCTCGCCATTGAACAAAAACATTAA
- a CDS encoding iron chelate uptake ABC transporter family permease subunit produces the protein MITHFPCFVTEASFFLASCSAMIICRMMVYLIAWKKGVNSFSLVLVGIGVAFLLSAMTTFMLVFIPAYSSGFSYIWVTGTVCGTSWTYVWNLLPWTFVIMVIALDLSIYYIGHEITGSNG, from the coding sequence ATGATTACCCATTTTCCTTGTTTTGTAACCGAAGCAAGCTTTTTTCTTGCGTCCTGCTCGGCCATGATCATTTGCCGAATGATGGTTTATTTGATTGCTTGGAAAAAAGGTGTAAATTCCTTTTCCCTCGTATTAGTCGGCATAGGTGTGGCTTTCTTATTGTCGGCGATGACTACATTTATGCTTGTGTTTATTCCTGCCTATTCTTCCGGATTCTCCTATATTTGGGTGACCGGAACAGTTTGTGGAACAAGCTGGACCTATGTATGGAACCTTTTACCATGGACCTTCGTCATAATGGTTATCGCACTCGATTTATCTATTTACTATATCGGACACGAAATAACAGGTAGCAATGGTTGA